The Leclercia sp. S52 genome has a segment encoding these proteins:
- the fliF gene encoding flagellar basal-body MS-ring/collar protein FliF encodes MSASATSAPQTKSLEWMSRLRANPKVPLIVAGAAAIAIVVAMVLWAKQPDYRTLFSNLSDQDGGAIVTQLTQMNVPYRFSDNGGALEVPADKVHELRLRLAQQGLPKGGAVGFELLDQEKFGISQFSEQVNYQRALEGELARTIETLGPLKSARVHLAMPKPTLFVREQKAPSASVTVNLQPGRALDEGQISAVVHLVSSAVAGLPPGNVTLVDQMGRLLTKSTTSDRDLNDAQLKYATDVENRVQSRIEAILGPIVGTSNVHAQVTAQIDFANKEQTEEQYRPNGDAAQAVMRSRQVNDSEQVGGAAGGVPGALSNQPAPANTAPINAPAQNQQNGQQNGQQNGQQARAQQTAASAGPRTSSHNETTNYEVDRTIRHTKMNTGDVQRLSVAVVVNYKTLPDGKPLPLTTEQMKQIEDLTREAMGYSEKRGDTLNVVNSPFSAVDDTSGELPFWKTQSFIDQMLEAGRWLLVVIVAWLLWRKAVRPQIVRRAEEAKALKEQTLLREETQEAVEVRLSKDEQMQQRRANQRMGAEVMSQRIREMSDNDPRVVALVIRQWMSTENE; translated from the coding sequence ATGAGTGCGTCAGCAACATCAGCCCCTCAAACTAAATCTCTCGAATGGATGAGCCGCCTGCGCGCGAACCCTAAAGTGCCGTTGATCGTGGCAGGTGCTGCCGCTATCGCTATCGTCGTTGCTATGGTCTTATGGGCCAAACAGCCTGACTACCGCACGCTGTTCAGCAACCTCTCGGACCAGGATGGCGGCGCTATCGTCACCCAGTTAACCCAGATGAACGTCCCTTACCGTTTCTCGGATAATGGCGGCGCGCTGGAAGTTCCTGCCGATAAAGTTCACGAGCTCCGCTTACGTCTTGCCCAGCAAGGTCTGCCGAAAGGCGGCGCGGTGGGCTTCGAACTGCTGGATCAGGAAAAGTTCGGCATCAGCCAGTTCAGCGAGCAGGTTAACTACCAGCGCGCGCTGGAAGGCGAACTGGCCCGCACCATCGAAACGCTGGGCCCGCTGAAGAGCGCCCGCGTTCACCTGGCGATGCCAAAACCGACCCTGTTTGTCCGTGAACAGAAAGCGCCTTCGGCTTCCGTCACCGTTAATCTGCAGCCTGGCCGCGCGCTGGATGAAGGGCAGATTAGCGCCGTGGTGCATCTGGTCTCCAGCGCCGTCGCCGGTTTACCGCCGGGTAACGTGACCCTGGTGGATCAGATGGGTCGCCTGTTAACCAAATCCACGACCAGCGATCGCGATCTGAATGACGCGCAGCTGAAATATGCCACTGACGTGGAAAACCGCGTTCAGAGCCGCATCGAAGCCATTCTTGGCCCGATTGTCGGCACCAGCAACGTCCACGCGCAGGTTACCGCGCAGATCGATTTTGCCAATAAAGAGCAGACGGAAGAGCAGTATCGTCCGAACGGCGATGCCGCCCAGGCCGTCATGCGCTCACGTCAGGTCAATGACTCCGAACAGGTAGGCGGCGCAGCGGGTGGTGTACCAGGTGCACTCTCCAACCAGCCGGCTCCGGCGAATACCGCACCAATTAATGCACCGGCGCAAAACCAACAGAACGGTCAACAAAACGGCCAGCAGAATGGTCAGCAGGCGCGAGCACAGCAAACCGCAGCCAGCGCAGGTCCGCGTACCAGTAGCCATAACGAAACCACTAACTACGAAGTCGATCGCACCATTCGTCACACCAAAATGAACACCGGTGATGTGCAGCGTCTCTCCGTGGCGGTGGTCGTCAACTACAAAACCCTGCCGGACGGTAAGCCACTGCCGCTGACCACCGAGCAGATGAAGCAGATCGAAGACCTGACCCGTGAAGCCATGGGCTACTCCGAGAAGCGTGGCGATACCCTCAACGTCGTGAACTCGCCGTTCAGCGCCGTTGACGATACCAGCGGTGAACTGCCGTTCTGGAAAACCCAGTCGTTTATCGATCAGATGCTTGAAGCCGGTCGCTGGCTGCTGGTGGTGATTGTTGCCTGGCTGCTGTGGCGTAAAGCGGTACGTCCGCAGATCGTCCGCCGCGCCGAAGAGGCCAAAGCGCTGAAAGAGCAAACCCTGCTGCGCGAAGAGACGCAGGAAGCGGTGGAAGTGCGCCTCAGCAAAGACGAACAGATGCAGCAGCGCCGTGCTAACCAGCGCATGGGCGCTGAGGTGATGAGCCAGCGTATTCGCGAAATGTCAGATAACGATCCGCGCGTCGTGGCGCTGGTCATTCGCCAGTGGATGAGTACAGAAAATGAGTAA
- the fliG gene encoding flagellar motor switch protein FliG, with protein MSNLTGTDKSVILLMTIGEDRAAEVFKHLSQREVQVLSAAMANVRQISNKQLTDVLAEFEQEAEQFAALNVNANEYLRSVLVKALGEERAASLLEDILETRDTASGIETLNFMEPQTAADLIRDEHPQIIATILVHLKRGQAADILALFDERLRHDVMLRIATFGGVQPAALAELTEVLNGLLDGQNLKRSKMGGVRTAAEIINLMKTQQEEAVITAVREFDGELAQKIIDEMFLFENLVDVDDRSIQRLLQEVDSESLLIALKGAEQPLREKFLRNMSQRAADILRDDLANRGPVRLSQVENEQKAILLIVRRLAETGEMVVGSGEDTYV; from the coding sequence ATGAGTAACCTTACCGGAACGGATAAAAGCGTCATCCTGCTGATGACCATTGGCGAGGACCGGGCGGCAGAGGTGTTCAAACACCTCTCCCAGCGCGAAGTGCAGGTTCTCAGTGCGGCGATGGCCAACGTGCGTCAGATCTCCAACAAGCAGCTGACCGACGTGCTGGCGGAGTTTGAGCAGGAAGCCGAACAGTTTGCGGCGCTCAACGTCAACGCCAACGAATACCTGCGTTCGGTGCTGGTCAAGGCGCTCGGAGAAGAGCGCGCCGCCAGCCTGCTGGAGGATATTCTCGAGACCCGCGATACCGCCAGCGGTATCGAAACGCTCAACTTTATGGAACCGCAGACCGCCGCCGACCTTATTCGCGACGAGCATCCGCAGATTATCGCCACCATCCTGGTCCACCTCAAGCGTGGCCAGGCGGCAGATATTCTGGCGCTGTTCGACGAACGTCTGCGTCACGATGTGATGCTGCGTATCGCCACCTTCGGCGGCGTCCAGCCGGCGGCGCTGGCGGAGTTGACCGAAGTGCTGAACGGCCTGCTCGACGGCCAGAACCTCAAGCGCAGCAAAATGGGCGGCGTGAGAACGGCGGCAGAAATTATCAACCTGATGAAAACACAGCAGGAAGAGGCGGTCATTACCGCCGTGCGCGAATTCGACGGCGAACTGGCGCAGAAAATCATCGACGAGATGTTCCTGTTCGAAAACCTGGTCGACGTGGACGACCGCAGTATCCAGCGCCTGCTGCAGGAAGTGGACTCCGAATCGCTGCTCATCGCCCTCAAAGGCGCCGAACAGCCGCTGCGCGAGAAGTTCCTGCGCAACATGTCCCAGCGTGCGGCGGATATCCTGCGCGACGACCTTGCCAACCGTGGCCCGGTGCGTCTGTCTCAGGTGGAAAACGAACAGAAAGCCATCCTCCTTATTGTGCGTCGTCTGGCCGAGACCGGCGAGATGGTGGTAGGCAGCGGCGAGGATACCTATGTCTGA
- the fliH gene encoding flagellar assembly protein FliH, with translation MSDELPWKIWTPDDLSPPRAEFVPASIIPAEAGDDGEEPELSEEEQRAQQLAQIQMQAHDQGYAAGMNEGRQKGQEQGYQEGLAQGLAQGLEQARAQQAPIHARMQQLVSEFQNTLDALDSVIASRLMQMALEAARQVIGHTPPVDNSSLIKQIQGLLQQEPLFSGKPQLRVHPDDLQRVEEMLGATLSLHGWRLRGDPTLHHGGCKVSADEGDLDASVATRWQELCRLAAPGVI, from the coding sequence ATGTCTGATGAACTGCCGTGGAAGATCTGGACGCCTGACGATCTCTCCCCTCCTCGCGCGGAATTTGTGCCTGCGAGCATCATCCCTGCCGAGGCAGGTGATGATGGCGAAGAGCCTGAGCTGAGCGAAGAGGAGCAGCGCGCGCAGCAGCTGGCGCAGATCCAGATGCAGGCGCACGATCAGGGCTATGCTGCCGGCATGAACGAAGGCCGGCAGAAAGGCCAGGAGCAGGGCTATCAGGAAGGGCTGGCCCAGGGGCTGGCGCAAGGTTTAGAGCAGGCGCGTGCCCAGCAGGCGCCGATCCATGCCCGGATGCAGCAGCTGGTCAGCGAGTTCCAGAATACCCTGGACGCGCTGGACAGCGTTATTGCCTCGCGCCTGATGCAGATGGCGCTGGAAGCGGCACGTCAGGTCATCGGCCACACCCCGCCGGTGGATAACTCCTCGCTGATCAAACAGATCCAGGGTCTGCTGCAGCAGGAGCCGCTGTTCAGCGGCAAACCGCAGCTGCGCGTTCACCCGGACGATCTGCAGCGCGTAGAAGAGATGCTCGGCGCGACCCTCAGCCTGCACGGCTGGCGTCTGCGCGGCGATCCGACCCTGCATCACGGCGGCTGCAAAGTCTCTGCCGATGAAGGCGATCTGGACGCCAGCGTGGCAACCCGCTGGCAGGAACTGTGCCGCCTGGCGGCACCGGGAGTCATCTGA
- the fliI gene encoding flagellar protein export ATPase FliI, whose protein sequence is MTARLTRWLNTLDNFETKMAQLPAVRRYGRLTRATGLVLEATGLQLPLGATCIIERQDGNEIREVESEVVGFNGQRLFLMPLEEVEGVLPGARVYAKNLSGDGLHSGKQLPLGPALLGRVLDGAGKPLDGLPSPDTTETGALITQPFNPLQRTPIEHVLDTGVRPINALLTVGRGQRMGLFAGSGVGKSVLLGMMARYTQADVIVVGLIGERGREVKDFIENILGAEGRARSVVIAAPADVSPLLRMQGAAYATRIAEDFRDRGKHVLLIMDSLTRYAMAQREIALAIGEPPATKGYPPSVFAKLPALVERAGNGISGGGSITAFYTVLTEGDDQQDPIADSARAILDGHIVLSRRLAEAGHYPAIDIEASISRAMTALISEKHYARVRNFKQLLSSFQRNRDLVSVGAYAKGSDPMLDKAIALWPHLEAYLQQGIFEKADWESSIQALEMIFPQV, encoded by the coding sequence ATGACCGCACGCCTGACCCGCTGGCTTAACACCCTCGACAACTTTGAAACGAAGATGGCGCAACTGCCTGCGGTTCGCCGCTATGGCCGTTTAACCCGTGCCACCGGTCTGGTCCTGGAGGCCACCGGCCTGCAGCTGCCGCTGGGAGCCACCTGCATTATCGAACGCCAGGACGGCAACGAGATCCGCGAAGTCGAGAGCGAAGTGGTGGGCTTTAACGGCCAGCGTCTGTTCCTCATGCCGCTGGAAGAGGTCGAAGGCGTTCTGCCCGGCGCGCGCGTGTACGCCAAAAATTTATCCGGCGACGGACTGCACAGCGGCAAACAGCTGCCGCTCGGCCCGGCGCTGCTCGGACGGGTGCTGGACGGCGCCGGTAAACCGCTGGACGGTCTGCCCTCCCCCGATACCACCGAAACCGGGGCGCTGATCACTCAGCCCTTTAACCCGCTACAACGTACCCCGATCGAGCATGTGCTCGATACCGGCGTGCGCCCGATCAACGCCCTGCTGACCGTCGGTCGCGGCCAACGTATGGGCCTGTTTGCCGGCTCCGGCGTCGGCAAATCGGTGCTGCTCGGGATGATGGCCCGCTACACCCAGGCCGACGTCATTGTGGTGGGGCTGATTGGCGAGCGTGGTCGTGAAGTCAAAGATTTTATCGAGAATATCCTCGGTGCCGAAGGGCGTGCCCGGTCGGTGGTGATCGCCGCGCCGGCGGATGTATCTCCCCTGCTGCGTATGCAGGGTGCCGCCTACGCCACACGCATTGCGGAAGATTTTCGCGATCGGGGTAAGCATGTCCTGCTGATCATGGACTCCCTGACCCGTTACGCGATGGCCCAGCGTGAAATCGCCCTCGCGATCGGCGAACCGCCAGCAACCAAAGGCTATCCGCCTTCGGTCTTCGCCAAATTACCGGCGCTGGTGGAACGCGCGGGTAACGGTATCAGCGGCGGCGGCTCGATCACCGCATTTTATACGGTGCTGACCGAAGGCGATGACCAGCAGGATCCGATTGCCGACTCGGCACGTGCGATCCTCGACGGGCACATCGTTCTGTCGCGCCGCCTGGCCGAAGCGGGCCACTATCCGGCGATCGATATCGAAGCCTCGATCAGCCGTGCGATGACGGCCCTGATTAGCGAGAAGCATTACGCCCGGGTGCGTAACTTCAAGCAGCTGCTCTCCAGCTTCCAGCGCAACCGCGATCTGGTCAGCGTCGGCGCCTATGCCAAAGGCAGCGACCCGATGCTCGACAAGGCGATTGCCCTCTGGCCGCACCTGGAGGCGTATCTGCAGCAGGGTATTTTTGAAAAAGCCGACTGGGAAAGCTCGATCCAGGCTCTGGAAATGATTTTCCCGCAGGTGTAA
- the fliJ gene encoding flagellar export protein FliJ has protein sequence MAQHGALTTLKDLAEKDVDNAAQQLGAMRRGYQQAEEQLKMLIDYQHEYRTNLNTDMAQGIGSQRWINYQQFIQTLEKAIEQHRQQVLQWTEKVDRALNFWREKKQRLQAWQTLQDRQLAAANLAESRLDQKKMDEFAQRATMRTPE, from the coding sequence ATGGCACAACACGGCGCATTAACCACGCTGAAAGATCTGGCCGAGAAAGACGTTGATAATGCCGCACAGCAGCTTGGCGCGATGCGCCGCGGGTATCAGCAGGCGGAAGAGCAGCTGAAGATGTTGATCGACTACCAGCATGAGTATCGCACCAACCTCAACACGGACATGGCTCAGGGCATCGGCAGCCAGCGCTGGATCAACTATCAACAGTTCATCCAGACGCTGGAGAAAGCCATAGAACAGCATCGCCAGCAGGTGCTTCAGTGGACCGAGAAGGTTGACCGGGCCCTGAACTTCTGGCGCGAGAAGAAACAGCGTTTACAGGCCTGGCAAACCTTGCAGGATCGCCAGCTTGCCGCAGCGAATCTGGCGGAAAGCCGTCTCGATCAGAAAAAAATGGATGAATTTGCCCAGCGCGCAACAATGAGGACACCGGAATGA
- the fliK gene encoding flagellar hook length control protein FliK has translation MITLQQLLSTDTELTGAVRGGKAADGAQDFLALLTGALGDAKGQGNGVGLTLNDLQTAGGKRATVALKADATDIDADTDAGKLAELLARQDLTVTDETTAQPALTSGLLPAVKGDVLKSLTQAAKEADSKTDLSDEELAGLSALMAMLPHQQTATAAAPQPVSTGGIDVKASLTSDRGRQPALDTDALRTAKAVAQDKDAALASSTQLTPAVAATTTKQAAESTPSPTGPTVTMGPIVSSHTSVQPTLAAAPVVSAQLGSNEWQQTISQHITLFTRQGQQSAELRLHPEDLGQVQISLKLDDNQAQLQMISGHSHVRAALEAALPVLRTQLAENGIELTQSSISSENFNGQQQASSQHQQQTSRSGNTGGFDEESDELLAVPASLQSAARGNNAVDIFA, from the coding sequence ATGATCACCCTTCAACAACTGCTTTCGACCGATACCGAGCTTACGGGTGCCGTGCGGGGCGGAAAAGCGGCCGACGGCGCGCAGGACTTTCTTGCCCTGCTGACAGGCGCGCTAGGCGATGCCAAAGGCCAGGGCAACGGGGTCGGTCTCACGCTGAACGATCTCCAGACCGCAGGCGGAAAGCGGGCCACCGTGGCGCTGAAAGCCGACGCCACCGATATTGATGCCGACACCGACGCCGGGAAACTGGCCGAACTGCTGGCGCGTCAGGATCTCACGGTCACCGACGAAACGACCGCCCAGCCTGCCCTGACCTCCGGGCTGCTGCCCGCTGTCAAAGGCGACGTGCTGAAGAGCCTGACCCAGGCGGCCAAAGAGGCCGACAGCAAAACCGATCTCAGTGATGAAGAGCTGGCGGGATTAAGCGCCCTGATGGCGATGCTGCCCCACCAGCAGACCGCCACTGCCGCTGCCCCTCAGCCGGTAAGCACCGGGGGCATTGACGTTAAGGCCTCCCTGACCAGCGACCGTGGCCGTCAGCCTGCGCTGGACACCGATGCCCTGCGCACCGCCAAAGCCGTGGCGCAGGATAAAGATGCCGCACTGGCCTCCAGCACGCAGCTGACGCCAGCCGTTGCCGCGACGACGACGAAGCAGGCGGCAGAGAGCACCCCGTCCCCGACCGGGCCGACCGTCACCATGGGGCCGATTGTCAGCAGCCACACCTCAGTGCAGCCGACCCTGGCCGCCGCGCCGGTGGTCAGCGCCCAGCTGGGCAGCAATGAATGGCAGCAGACGATCAGCCAGCACATCACTCTGTTCACCCGTCAGGGCCAGCAGAGCGCCGAGCTGCGTCTGCACCCGGAAGACCTGGGTCAGGTGCAGATCTCCCTGAAACTGGATGATAACCAGGCGCAGCTGCAGATGATCTCCGGCCACAGCCACGTGCGTGCGGCGCTGGAAGCGGCCCTGCCGGTGCTGCGTACCCAGCTGGCGGAAAACGGCATTGAGCTGACGCAAAGCAGCATCAGCAGTGAAAACTTCAACGGCCAGCAGCAGGCTTCGTCTCAGCATCAGCAGCAGACTTCCCGCTCCGGCAACACCGGCGGATTCGATGAAGAGAGCGATGAGCTGCTGGCGGTGCCTGCCTCCCTGCAGTCCGCGGCTCGTGGAAACAACGCTGTCGATATCTTCGCCTAA
- the fliL gene encoding flagellar basal body-associated protein FliL, with protein MTDSAITKKSKRSIWIPLLVLITLAACATAGYSYWRMNKAPSAAAKAEPPPPAAPVFFALDTFTVNLGDAEHVFYVGITLRLKDDATRTRLSEYLPEVRSRLLLLFSRQDAAQLSTDEGKQKLVADIKQTLAAPLVSGQPKQEVTDVLYTAFILR; from the coding sequence ATGACTGACTCCGCCATCACCAAGAAAAGTAAGCGTTCCATCTGGATCCCGCTTCTGGTGTTAATTACGCTCGCCGCCTGCGCTACCGCAGGTTACAGCTACTGGCGCATGAATAAAGCACCGTCAGCCGCAGCCAAAGCGGAGCCACCACCGCCGGCGGCCCCGGTCTTTTTCGCGCTGGATACCTTTACCGTTAACCTGGGCGATGCCGAACACGTGTTTTACGTGGGCATTACGCTGCGTCTGAAAGACGACGCCACCCGTACCCGTCTGAGTGAATATCTGCCGGAAGTGCGCAGCCGTCTGCTGCTGCTGTTCTCGCGTCAGGATGCCGCGCAGCTGTCTACCGATGAAGGTAAACAAAAACTGGTGGCGGACATTAAGCAAACGCTGGCCGCGCCTCTGGTAAGCGGTCAACCTAAGCAGGAAGTCACCGACGTTCTGTATACAGCTTTCATTCTGCGGTAA
- the fliM gene encoding flagellar motor switch protein FliM: MGDSILSQAEIDALLNGDSDKSDEPKPGAAGDSDIRPYDPNTQRRVVRERLQALEIINERFARQFRMGLFNLLRRSPDITVGAIRIQPYHEFARNLPVPTNLNLIHLKPLRGTGLFVFSPSLVFIAVDNLFGGDGRFPTKVEGREFTHTEQRVINRMLKLALEGYSDAWKAIHPLDVEYVRSEMQVKFTNITTSPNDIVVNTPFHVEIGNLTGEFNICLPFSMIEPLREVLVNPPLENSRHEDQNWRENLVRQVQHSQLELVANFADVPLRLSQILKLKPGDVLPIDKPDRIIAHVDGVPVLTSQYGTVNNQYALRVEHLINPILNSLNEEQPK; this comes from the coding sequence ATGGGCGACAGTATTCTTTCTCAGGCGGAAATCGATGCGCTGCTCAACGGCGACAGCGATAAATCCGACGAACCAAAACCGGGTGCGGCGGGCGACAGCGACATTCGCCCCTACGATCCCAATACCCAGCGTCGCGTGGTGCGCGAGCGTCTGCAGGCGCTGGAGATCATCAACGAACGTTTTGCCCGTCAGTTCCGTATGGGGCTGTTTAACCTGCTGCGTCGTAGCCCGGATATCACCGTCGGTGCGATCCGCATTCAGCCGTATCATGAGTTCGCCCGTAACCTGCCGGTGCCGACGAACCTCAACCTGATCCATCTGAAACCGCTGCGCGGCACGGGCCTGTTCGTCTTCTCGCCAAGCCTGGTGTTTATCGCCGTGGATAACCTCTTCGGCGGTGACGGACGTTTCCCGACCAAAGTGGAAGGCCGCGAGTTTACCCATACCGAACAGCGCGTGATCAACCGCATGCTGAAGCTGGCCCTTGAAGGCTACAGCGACGCGTGGAAAGCGATTCACCCGCTGGACGTGGAGTATGTCCGTTCCGAGATGCAGGTGAAGTTCACCAACATCACCACCTCGCCAAACGACATCGTGGTTAACACCCCATTCCACGTGGAGATCGGCAACCTGACCGGTGAGTTCAATATCTGCCTGCCGTTCAGCATGATTGAGCCGCTGCGCGAAGTGCTGGTGAACCCGCCGCTGGAAAACTCCCGCCACGAAGACCAGAACTGGCGTGAAAACCTGGTGCGCCAGGTGCAGCACTCCCAGCTGGAGCTGGTGGCGAACTTTGCCGACGTCCCGCTGCGGTTATCGCAAATCTTAAAATTAAAACCCGGTGATGTGCTGCCGATCGACAAACCCGATCGCATTATTGCCCATGTGGATGGCGTGCCCGTGCTGACCAGCCAGTATGGCACCGTGAACAATCAATACGCCTTACGCGTTGAGCACCTGATTAACCCGATTTTGAATTCTCTGAATGAGGAACAGCCCAAATGA
- the fliN gene encoding flagellar motor switch protein FliN, which translates to MSDMNNPSDDNNGALDDLWAEALNEQKAPASKSVADAVFQQLGGGDVSGTLQDIDLIMDIPVKLTVELGRTRMTIKELLRLTQGSVVALDGLAGEPLDILINGYLIAQGEVVVVADKYGVRITDIITPSERMRRLSR; encoded by the coding sequence ATGAGTGATATGAACAATCCGTCCGATGACAACAACGGAGCACTGGACGATCTGTGGGCTGAGGCGTTAAACGAACAAAAAGCACCGGCCAGCAAAAGCGTCGCCGATGCGGTGTTCCAGCAGCTGGGCGGCGGTGACGTCAGCGGCACGCTGCAGGATATCGATCTGATTATGGACATCCCGGTCAAGCTGACCGTGGAGCTGGGCCGTACCCGTATGACCATCAAAGAGCTGCTGCGCCTGACGCAGGGTTCCGTGGTGGCGCTGGATGGACTGGCGGGTGAGCCGCTGGATATTCTGATCAACGGCTACCTGATTGCCCAGGGTGAAGTCGTGGTTGTCGCCGATAAATACGGCGTACGTATCACCGACATTATCACCCCGTCCGAACGTATGCGTCGTCTGAGCCGCTAA
- the fliO gene encoding flagellar biosynthetic protein FliO, with protein sequence MKTQAIVSQPSAVPGSPLLQVSGALLGIIAFILIVAWLAKRVGLAGKTAGARGLKLAASTSLGPRERVVIVEVEDARLVLGVTASQINILHTLPPAPVSEESRAEVPPDFQSVMKSLLKRSGRS encoded by the coding sequence ATGAAAACCCAGGCAATCGTCTCACAACCCTCTGCCGTTCCAGGTTCGCCGCTGCTTCAGGTCAGCGGTGCGCTGTTGGGGATCATTGCCTTTATTTTGATTGTCGCCTGGCTGGCAAAACGCGTCGGCCTGGCGGGCAAAACCGCCGGGGCGCGCGGGCTGAAGCTCGCGGCCAGCACCTCGCTGGGGCCACGCGAGCGCGTGGTGATCGTGGAAGTGGAAGACGCCCGGCTGGTGCTGGGTGTGACCGCCTCGCAAATAAATATTCTGCATACATTGCCGCCTGCACCGGTCTCCGAGGAGAGTCGCGCAGAGGTTCCACCGGATTTTCAGTCCGTGATGAAGAGTTTGCTTAAGCGTTCCGGGAGATCGTGA
- the fliP gene encoding flagellar type III secretion system pore protein FliP (The bacterial flagellar biogenesis protein FliP forms a type III secretion system (T3SS)-type pore required for flagellar assembly.) — protein sequence MRRVLSLALAGLGLFAPTVYAQLPGLISTPMAGGGQSWSLPVQTLVFITSLTFIPAILLMMTSFTRIIIVFGLLRNALGTPSAPPNQVLLGLSLFLTFFIMSPVIDKIYVDAYQPFSEDKISMQEALDKGAQPLREFMLRQTREADLALFARLANAGPIQGPEAVPMRILLPAYVTSELKTAFQIGFTIFIPFLIIDLVIASVLMALGMMMVPPATIALPFKLMLFVLVDGWQLLVGSLAQSFYS from the coding sequence ATGCGCCGTGTTTTATCCCTTGCGCTTGCAGGCCTTGGCCTGTTTGCTCCCACCGTGTACGCCCAGCTGCCAGGCCTGATCTCCACGCCGATGGCCGGTGGCGGCCAGAGCTGGTCTCTGCCGGTTCAGACGCTGGTATTCATCACCTCGCTGACCTTTATTCCGGCGATCCTGCTGATGATGACCAGCTTTACCCGCATCATCATCGTGTTCGGTCTGCTGCGTAACGCCCTCGGCACCCCGTCAGCGCCGCCAAACCAGGTGCTGCTCGGTCTGTCTCTGTTTTTGACCTTCTTTATTATGTCACCGGTGATCGACAAGATTTATGTCGATGCCTATCAGCCGTTCAGTGAAGATAAGATCTCGATGCAGGAGGCGCTGGATAAAGGGGCGCAGCCGCTGCGCGAATTTATGCTGCGTCAGACGCGTGAAGCCGACCTGGCACTGTTTGCCCGTCTGGCCAACGCCGGGCCGATCCAGGGCCCGGAAGCGGTGCCGATGCGCATTCTGCTGCCTGCTTACGTCACCAGCGAGCTGAAAACTGCCTTCCAGATTGGTTTTACGATTTTCATTCCGTTTTTGATTATCGACCTGGTGATCGCCAGCGTGCTGATGGCGCTGGGGATGATGATGGTGCCGCCGGCAACCATTGCCCTGCCCTTCAAGCTGATGCTGTTTGTACTGGTGGACGGCTGGCAGCTGCTGGTCGGCTCGCTGGCGCAAAGTTTCTACAGTTAA
- the fliQ gene encoding flagellar biosynthesis protein FliQ has product MTPESVMMMGTEAMKVAISVAAPLLLVALVTGLIISILQAATQINEMTLSFIPKIIAVFVAIIIAGPWMLNLLLDYMRNLFTNLPYIIG; this is encoded by the coding sequence ATGACGCCAGAATCGGTCATGATGATGGGCACGGAGGCGATGAAAGTCGCGATCTCCGTTGCCGCTCCCCTGCTGCTGGTGGCGCTGGTCACCGGTCTTATCATCAGTATTTTGCAGGCAGCCACCCAGATTAACGAAATGACCCTGTCATTTATCCCAAAAATCATTGCCGTGTTCGTGGCGATTATTATTGCCGGACCCTGGATGCTGAACCTGCTGCTGGATTACATGCGTAATCTGTTTACTAACCTGCCGTACATCATCGGCTAG
- the rcsA gene encoding transcriptional regulator RcsA, which yields MSTIIMDLCSYTRLGLTGYLASRGVKKKDINDVHNVDELAAACEALTPGVVFINEDCFIHDPANSQQIKQIINQHPGTLFIVFMAIANLHFDEYLRVRQNLLISSKSIKPESLDDLVGDYLSKEIKSVAKVNFPTLSLSRTESSMLRMWMAGQGTIQISDQMNIKAKTVSSHKGNIKRKIKTHNKQVIYHVVRLTDNVTNGIYVNLR from the coding sequence ATGTCAACGATCATTATGGATTTATGCAGTTACACCCGGCTAGGGTTGACCGGGTATCTGGCCAGCAGAGGGGTAAAGAAAAAAGACATCAACGACGTACACAACGTTGACGAACTTGCCGCCGCATGTGAAGCCTTGACGCCAGGTGTGGTGTTTATTAATGAGGACTGTTTCATTCACGATCCCGCCAACAGTCAGCAAATTAAGCAAATCATTAATCAGCATCCCGGCACGCTGTTTATTGTATTTATGGCGATTGCTAATCTCCATTTCGACGAATATTTACGGGTCCGTCAGAATCTTCTGATTAGTTCAAAATCCATTAAGCCCGAATCTCTGGATGATCTGGTGGGGGATTATTTAAGCAAAGAGATAAAGAGTGTAGCGAAAGTTAATTTTCCGACTTTATCATTAAGCCGAACTGAATCCAGCATGCTGCGAATGTGGATGGCCGGACAGGGAACGATTCAGATTTCCGATCAGATGAATATCAAAGCCAAGACCGTTTCGTCACATAAGGGAAATATTAAAAGGAAAATAAAAACGCATAATAAGCAAGTGATCTATCATGTCGTACGGCTGACGGACAATGTGACCAACGGAATTTACGTTAACCTGCGTTAA